The genomic stretch GTGAGAGCAGAACCTTGTTTATCCGAGGCTCTGTTTGACAAACCTTTTCCATTTCCATTATAaagctctgagctctgacaaGGAAACCAAGGCCAACTTCTAGCATTTGCGCTCAAGGTCACCTTTGCTTTCTgagcatgcgcacacacacacacacacacacacacacacacacacacacacgactcaATAGAAAGTCTCAAGGCTGTGTGTCGACATGCTCCGGTAACACCAACACACCGATATTGATGCTTTAGTTTGCAGATTCAGACAGGCTCTGTGTGTTCTGGGCTCCTCTGCACTCTTACCATGACATGCCGACTCAGCTCAGATTAAACCTTCTACCTACATGACACCTACATGAAACAGGTATCTGAGTGGAGTTTCTGTGTGCGCTGTGTCTTACCTCTGTGCGTGGCGTAGAGCGCTGCGAAGGTGACGACAAAGAAAGTTGTGGAATATTTCCCGGCGTTCACCAGGTGAGGGAAGGCCCTCTTGGTGTCACGGTAACGCCGCAGGCATTGGATGAAGCGGAACCAGGCGGGCAGACACTGGATGATGGCGCGCAAACCATACGAGTAGCTGTGGCACACGAAGTCACTAGAGTCTGGAGTAGAATAAAAAGGAATACAGTAGATTAGACATTTACTAtccattttctctcccttttaTCCGCCGTAATGCCCTCCACACGTTCTCCTTCATGCAGAAAAGCTCATCATTATGAGAGTCACATGGCTACACGACCTCTGTGTGGCCAAACATTTCCGTTCCATTAGCTCCGTGTTAATTGGCTGCGTGGAGGCCGGAGTGTCAATGTTGGCGGAGTGGAAGGACAGCAATTAAAACCTTATTCACATCACTTTTCCTGACAGGAGAACTCAGCTGTCTGGCACACTGTCAACTTATGACCAGCCAAAAGATTTGTGTTTCTATCAAGAGTTATGTTTTATTAACAGTTGAAGAATATGAAGAATATGATTAccaataaatgtcaaaaataacctactgtatattactgtatatatatatataacaattattttcattatttttttacatttgttttgatgtgaCGTGATTTCATGGAAAATGCCAACCACAGTTTCTCAGGTTATTATGTGaaatcttcaaattgcttgatGGTTTTggaccaaaagtccaaaaaaccccaaagatattaaatttacaataatatagaagagaaaagcagtaaatcttGGAGAATTGGAGTAaacattggagaagctggaaaaagtgaacatttggcatttttgcttgacacatgacttaaaacaattaatcgattatcaaaattgttgttgatttattttctgttgattaattaCTTCATTACTCAACTAATTATTTTAGCATTAttgtacatatttaaatatctaTTGTCTGTTTCATCAATCTGTGCTTTTTTGTGTTGCAAttcattttggtgtttttttccccaccctCCCTCGCCTGTTACATCCACTTCAGTTGGTAAGCTTTCAACAAATCACTGAGAGCAGCTTGAACTTTGcatccagcagctgtttttacaTGTATATGAATACAGCAGGGTACAATTTTCCTGTAAAGAAAACTCATGGCTGCAAGTGTTGTGTGGCTGTGATGCATTATTGTTGATGTGGCTGTTGTCCATATACAAATTTCTGCCTTTTCTTGAAGGAAGTTAAGGAAAATGTTGACACTAGAAAGAAGTCCCCTCTCTTGATCATTAGGGACTGATATCCAAAACCTCATTTCCCATTAATGTTTCAAGTGATGTATATATTACCGTCATTACATAATATTGTCCGTTAATATGATCATATTTCCAGAAATCCAAGGTGCATCACTTTTAGCTCTTTTACAACAAGTTTTTCGGATACATTTTAGGCTTATTGTCTCAATAACAGGGACAGAGGGCAATAAACTTCTCTGCTGCTTCAGTGCTATATCTATTCACAGCAGAGATACGACGATGGATTAATGCCTCACCTTTAATTGTAGGCAATAGACCCTTGCTGTTGCTCCACTGCAGCTCGAAGATGTAGAAGCAGATGAGATACTCCATATCCATCAGAACAACCACCAGAGAGTTGAGCTGATCAGCCAGCCAGAAGTCTGCAAACTCCACCCGGTGAAACGGCGCTGTGAACACGCGAAACTGTAAAAAAGACAAGAGTGGAAAGGAGGAAGGTGAAAAGAGGGAATGCAAGGACAAGCTAGCGATTAGAGTTCAGCCTTAATTTTGTTATAAAAAAACTTATAAATTTGATAAATTCATATATACATTTTCCATGCATTTCAGAAAACCTCTCTGCTAACCTCGCTCCAGTGGTTTTATTCAAatttgcttgtgtgtatgtggtttcAGCAAACTGGGACTGAATTAGTCAACAATTAATCAGTGTGCAAATGTCACAGTGCTTCAGTATAGAGGTGCAAAGCAGGGAACAACCTCTATTAAGGATCTGCAACACACAAAGGGGATAAATCCTCTGGACTGCCTTATCACCGCACCACAGGACACCCTAATGAGTCACGCttagtgtctgtgtgcatgtatttgttTACTTGAGTGTCACTATTCACCGGTGTACAACACAACCACATGAAAAGACCTGCCAGCTTTTTGTGGCCTGCTTTGGCTTCTATGGGAATGTTATTTGGGATATGACTTTGGCAGCCGCTCGGTTTATTGACCATGCTTTGTAAAATGATACAACCCTGCCCGACTCTTTCCATTTACCCCCCCAGGCCACATCTGACATTCAGGAGCGACTGTATGCCTCTCTACATGTACACTCTCAAACGCATAACCCACATACACTCTCCCTccactgaaaatgtcaaagattattgatctttttttttcctcttaaccTGTCAATCAAAGTCTGTATTGATTGAGTGGTCATTTCCACTCTGCGTGGATGTCTCAAAGCTTGGTCTGCTGCCGTGATGTGGTTAGGTTTTCATTTCTTGAGCAAACACTAGTAATCCAGGTGCTAGCTCTGTAGTTTGTCCTATAATGAAATCTTTGTCCTCTGCCTGCAGTTTGTTGTCAGAAGAAATCAGCACACCTGGCTTGCATATATTTTACAgcactgaaagaaagaaagaaaaaaaaaagattgtttgCCCCAGTAACACTTTACAATTTCTCCTGAAATTTTCTTAATTACTTATTGCTTATTCCATTCAGCTATAGGTctgacaaacatgaaaaacagctcATATCTGGTCTAATTCTGTGTAGGTTGTTATGATTACACAGGAACAATCAAGACTCAGGCTGATTAGGGAGCCACACAAGTGGAGGAGGGCTGAGGGAGTGTTGCCGAGGACTGTGGGGAGCTGTGAAAGGAAAGGACAAGAATATGAGGAGGGGAGTCTGCTGCTGAGGGGAGAGgcagaaaggaggaggaggaggaggagggatgaagagtgaggagaggaggaggaagaggaggagggacagaGGAGCTCAGGGCATCAGCATACTGATAGATCTATGCCTGTAATGACTGCACAGTCACAGCCTCCACCTCCCCTGGGACGAGGCTGCATTCTATTATCCCTCAACCCTCTGCCCTCTGTCTCACTACACCCCCctctttcacacaaacacacacacacacgcacacacacacacatgcgcgcacacacaaacacacacaccctctctccTGCAGCCCTGTAGCGCGGCTTAGACAAAGAACAGAGTAACATAGGAGGGTTTTGTAAACATGAGACATGAGATGCATATCTGAATATCTGAAGTACATGCATTCATTTTTGAGGcagagatacacacatacacacatcatacacatatacagtgaaTATTTAAATTGTGTCAGCAGCACAAaatagcaaaaagaaaaaaaagcaaacaaaaaagcaaatagcTCATACAAAACTTGTTTGAatagttttctttcttctccttctgctgcttcctgttggtttaaatgccaaaataaaaataaaccatcACCAGTATAAAGAAAGGTGCCACCTGTGGGGCAGGAAAGTCAAAAGAAAGCTAGTATGATATGACCTTATCTGAACACAGCATATGTGTATAGCAGTTCGTATGATATTCTGCAAAAAGCACATACTTTGTGTCAAATACTATAAAAACAGCCAACTTTTATGGAATATTGtatacatgtttatatttgttgaagTTTTCAGTCAGTATTTTGGGGTTTGaatttggttaaggttagagtaTAATTTATTGGTACTGTTCTGGTAAAGCTCTACTTtgatttttgtaaataaaaaaacagctggTTGATTTCATGTGTTCTGTAATGTAATTTACTTACTTATGAAGAGCCACCAATCTAATGACAAATGCATTTCACATTAAATCAGGCTCTTCCACTTTCTGCTGCAAGTTACCTCTGTGTTCACAGCACCATGTTCATTCATTAGCCCACAAATTGAGCAAGTATCTCACAGCGAATCATCTTGTTTGCATCTCAATCATTTTATCACGGCAGTCCTCTAAAACATTATCTGCTGCTGGTTACCAGTTGTCAAACATTTGTCTCTGTATAACCTTGAATCCTGACTGTTGTGCTTATTTACTCAGTTAAAAGTATTTTCTAACTCCtaataaaacacactgcagtCAGACACATTTTCAGAAGATCTTAGTGTGTATGACACCAAAGTTCAAATGGCATTGTTATTCTGTCAAAAGTCTGAATGGAATGCTccagtaaataaatgtgtggaCTGACCAGTAGCTTGAGGAGCCAGAAACGTGACTTGTAGTAGCAGGTTTTGAAGGGGTTTATGAGGAAGAGCACCATGAAGCCGTAAAGGATGAGAGGATTGATCTGCATGGGGAGGTAGGTGTACTCTGAGTAGAGACAGGAGAGGATGCTGAGACACCACAACACGCCGAGGAAACCAGCGATCTGCAGCACAGAGACCGGAAACAGAAGAAGCTGGCGTTAAAAGAAAACCACTTTGACACAAAATCTCAATTAACAAGGTAATCTGAATAATTCAGTGCAAAATTAtgtaatgttttgtatttctacagtataaataaaaCCCTGTGGACATTAGGTATGTATTGTTGCTGCTGCATGAATTTTATAAGGCAATCAATTCTTGAATCTGAATTTCCCAAGTGACTAAACAATCCCATTCATTCGCACTGCATATTTCAGAAACTTATGATTATCAATCTGAACACAAAGTTGTGTTCTCATCCAgaaatgtgtttacatgcatctCATTCTGACCTCAAACAGGTGTTGGTGTGAAAGGTTGTTTCGAGGATTGATCTCGAAGATGAGGACATGGTTGACTCCCGCCTGTCGCCATCCGTAAGTGTTGATGCCCAACAGGAAGAGGAACTGGATCAACAGGAAACCGCCCCGATAGATCCGCACCAAAGGCCAGATGTTCTCATAGCGGATGAACACAGCACCTGATAAAATGACGATAAAATCTGAAGCGTTTGCCTATCtgcttgataaaaaaaacaaacaataaaacttgCCGATCATGTTTGCTGTTCATCTTAAACAATCTACCAAAACTACCAGTTGTCTTACAGTGACACAATACAAATTGCGCAGGActcaacaggaaattaaaaactgatgaaTTCTAATGTTGCTGTGACATACCGGTGAGAACAAAGGCGATGGCAAGAATGATAAAGACACCACAGTAGAGACCAACACGGAAGGTTGTCCAGGCTAACGCAGGCTGAAGCAAGAAGAGAGAGGAATACAGAGGAACATTATAATCAAACTGCAGTCACCTCATCAGTGTATGTATTAACAACTTATACTGTATAGTTGTATACATTCATAAAAATCACCCAATTTTTATATCATTTGATACTCATTTCGCAcattcagataaaacaaaacctCGACCTCAACTTATACAATGTGTCTCCAAATAAAGCTGCTCTGACTCCTTTTACCTgcatgaatatacagtattgaTTATATAAATGCCTGTAGTGGAAATGGAGATAACAGCTGTCACATAGCATAATTCAAGTCAGACATGACAATAATTAATGCAGTAATAACAGCAGATATAAAATAGGGGAGTAAAATGCCACTAGCCTCAATTATTCTGAAAGATATCCTGTCTGTTCCAACAATGGAGAAGCacttataaaatcaatactGAAGGCTCACAcggtttctgtttctttgtctctttctccctctctctctctttctctcatgacAAGCTgctcatattttgtttttaatctatGTTCTCCACCAACAAAAGACAagattacagtaaaataaatgcaaagaTTATCCTTGCAGGGACCCTCTCATGCACGGATACCAAATGTGTTCTTAGGTTATTTTAATACTGTGGGTTGAGGGATGTTAAAAATATACTTTGTAAAACACTGGATGGGGTTTAGCAACTTCCCTGCTTATTTGAGAATAAATCAcatgaaataaagttaaaggaaaaatggCTGATATGACTGAATTGTCTTTCTTTTGCAGTTTGTCAAGGCAGGTTCAATTCACTGAGAGACATCCAGTGTGACCAGCTGTACTTCTGACCTGAGCTGCCCCCAGTGGAGGAACTCTCAACCTCTTCATCGCCCGCTGACGATCTCCTCCCTCCAGCTCTGTGGTCACCAGTGTCTggggacaaacacacacacacacacacacacacacacacaaaccacaatGATTTTATGTATGTGTTCTGTTTTACATCAATCTCTGTGGACTATagtgtgtacagtacatgtgtatgtgcacatatgAGCACCTCTGTCTCAGTGATGAGCTGTGTGATCTTCTTGCAGGTGTAGAAAGGCGCCACCTCCACGTGAGCCACACGCCAGTCAGCCCCGCGAGGAGTATCCAGGATCTTGTCATGTTTCTTCAGGATCTTACGGAAACCAGTGAAGTTCAGGTTCTGTGGACAAACAAAGAGGGAGAAACTGTTTTATGTacataacagacagacagacagtgatacATTTCTTTAAATGCCCTTTAACctttttgagtgtttgtgttgataCCTGGTAGTTCTGGAGCAGGATGAGGCTGAGGTAGAACTCGCTGAAGGCTAGCTTCAGGTCCTTGATGTTGTGGTGTTTGCAGCGCTCCTCCTGCGACAGGTGGAACATCGTCTTGCGTTTCCGCAGTCCGGGCGGAACGTTACTCTCACGCTGAGCGTCCAGTGAAGACTGCAACTCATTCTGCAGAGTGGCAAAACGTCTCTGGGCTTCAGCAAGCTTTTCTACAGAGCAACacaagaaaggaaataaaaagagcTTTTAGGGGTTTATATGGTTTAATATTGAGGGAAGCATTTAGCAAACTGCACCACGTTCACGCATTTTCATACTGCACGTATCCACACCTTAGAGCTATGTAGCTTGACGTAGTTTGACCCATGAAGTCAGGTTGAGTCTTGAGTTCTGTATCAACTGTTCATGAATTTGACTCGATTTGAAGTGATATTTCTGCCACAGGGGGCATTTTTCTATCACATATATTTCAAAGTTcataaaaaaaaggttcataAAAATTgagtaaaatgtattcattaataacacaaatcattaaatgaacaagattaaaataaacaacattgctAAGCTGAGTTTATGCTGTTAACTTTACTCTGTTAGAATTGCTTTTTGGTATCTAACTATTCAACTTATTACAAGCAATTGCAGAGAAGATGACAACTAAATCCTTTATacaccctctctcctctcctctcctcccctccccttctctcctctcctctcctctcctcccctctcctcccctccccttctctcctttcctgtcctctcctctcccctcctctagGAAGCAGAAGCATGGAGACTATTAGGCTGTACTGACATGTAAATGCTGCTGAGTGAGGATCCATTATCTGGGTCAGTGATAGGTTAATatacccagagagagagagaaggggagggaATAACGCAGGGCCTGGGCAGTAACCTGCATTTCATTAACTTCCCTTGTATAGCCTCCTATTTTTCTGACAGAGATTAGATGTCATTCTCCTCTTGCTTTTGACCAATGAAGCCAAAGTATTAACTAGCTTAAGTCTACAGTAACTCTGTGCTTATTTCTTGTTTAGAGAAATGTGCAAGTCATGTCTGCTCCAGCATTTTGCAAGATCATTCAGCTGGCACAGAAACTCTTAAACGAACAGATCTGGAGTCACAGTATGTACACTGATATTTTGTTGCAGTGCTTTATGTGACAGCAGTCTGATAAAAAGCAAAATTGATTTAGACTGACAGTCAGAGTATCTAAGGCTTCAACAGCTTTTCCTCTAAACTGAGAAATAGAGCACTAGTCATTTCACTGGTGACTTTCATGCTCTGttgctttaacacacacaccctcacaaaGTCTCCAGATATCACACTACCTGCCTTACAGGAATGCCACAGCTCTTCTTGGAAAGTAGCTAATCCTTCCACAGGACTCGTACAGTCTGTCACAACAACGCTCGGATGAACACTTGGATGAACACATGACAACGGCAGGAGGCGTGAGAAAGTCAAGACCCTGACTGCCTGCCACTTGTGGGTTTAGGTTAAATCTGAGAATGCAGTAGCACTTCGTAACGGCAGACATGGCTGACGGCAGTTAATCTGAGTGGGGTTAATAAACCTTAAACAGACAGGTGTTGGTGGTTTAGATTTCCACTTGTTTGGGTTTAATGTTGTTCTTCCTCAGCTTTCAGGAACAGACAGGGTGGATGGATGTTtctttaaaagcagcagtctgCAAAAATGGGCAAAACCTTCCACAGCGagagttttttcttttcagtgtgtgtttaaccCTCGATGATGAAAGTGCTGTCCAGCAGGCTGGATTTCAGCGCAATGCAGCAGAGTAGCTTTGAAAGGTCAGGACCCCTTTCAATGGGAGATACAGAGGAAGAGAGTTGTGTGGAGGCAAGTGTCTTATGTAAAGTCGGCACACAATTTATCTCCATCTTTCCACtgctctctctaacacacacaacctaaccagcttttttttttttttttactacacacagacactaacTGGCATCAGATAAAGCTGCTTGTCGGACACAACTGTAATTTCTTGCTTGCCCCTCCTGTGTGGGGAGAGTAAACAAGACGCCTGAGAGCAGGAAGGAGACGCTGATGTTTTCATACACAACATTTAACCAACCTCACACCTCCGGTCTGCTGAGGAGACAATGACTCACTGACTGTAATACTGATGTGATGTGactgctgctgtcaaacacacttacacatgtGGCAACGAGAACATCAGAAATGACAAGTAAGTGATTGTTTTGTTCTATTATCCTCTATTGTTTCCCTTatgctttatttatataaacagacaataacatatacagtataaggGGACTCAAAATGAACCTCTAAAATATTCAGTCTTGTTAGATTTTTATCTGCACAAACAGCTCTATCCTAAGCAAAGGGAGCATGTATGATCCATTACGCGCAGCAGATAATGGATCAGGATAATGAAGGACTACTTAACAAGACATGGCCTCTACAGCAGCCAACAGCTAGTTTCTGGCATATGTCAGTAATGAAAACACACGGTTGTCTGAGAGAAAACAATCCTGAGGACCAAAGTTTCCTCAGTGCTTCAGTAAATCAACCTCCTGCTAACAAGGTCCACAATGATTTATACcctgtttgtttcctgctgtAGCCGTCCATCTGCCATGAATCTCTCATCATTATGAGCTGGAACAAACTTGCCAGTAAACCTTGGCCCAGTGTTGACCCAGAGAGCCTGTAGTTCAACAAAACATCCTCTAGAGGAAGCACTGTCCATCTTTAGATAGCTCCCTCTTCCCCCTGAGCTGAAGTTCAAAGACCAGAAGGCAACCTTCTGGTACAAGAATACCAGAATATATTATGGCTTCCATCTCATGttacacagcacacacatactccCTCGTCCCCTGAAATACACACAGGCAGGGCCTGCTCACCTAAACATGACAACCATTGGCTACTTCACTCCAATGACCAAGATTAGACACAGTGTGGGACTTTTATTGGAGATGATTGTGTGATATAGCCATCATTGTCTTTACATCAGtggtttatatactgtatgagtgAATCGGAGTTCAGATCCAGAGTTTATTTGTAGATAAAGGAAACTTTTGAATTATGTTGATGCTGTCCAGATAATTGATTAACACAGTCCATACAACAATTTCTCTGAGTACCAGTCTAGTAATCACACTGTAACTGTTTTGGTTAATTGATCTGAAAACACTTTTCttatttgacttgttttgatGTATTCTGCTTCAATCATCACTGAAATCAAGTGTtactgaaatgaataaatacctgAATAGAATGTGTTGATTTTCAGGAGCTCCTTCTCACAGGTCTGGAAAAACCTCTCCTCAAACTTAGCATAGTATCTCTTCACCGTGTCGTCATCTGtgactggagaaaaaaagaaaagaggaaaaacaaaaatggtgATTAGCTATGCAACAACCCAAATACTGTGTGAGCATCTATGAAGCACTGTTGCTCATTCATAATGTTTATATGCTGAAGGAAGAGATCATTTAAAGTAGCTTTTTTCCTTGATTCACATTCATACAGTTCCATATTTTCATACACACCTGGGAGCTGATTCATGACAGCAAAGCAAATATTTTGTTGTGGCGAAAGGCACTAAATGATAAAGTATGAATGTTCTCTAAATGTTCTCAATGTCATCATGCACATACCGGAGGGACAAAGTGCACAAAGCAAAGTGTTGAGATTGCAGATACCAAATTGTCATATGTGTCATATCACATGTGTTACAAGCTAACACATATCATACACTATGTTGAGTGATAATAGGTAACATCTCAGAACAGAGAAGGTGAGAACTTGTAGTAGCATAAACCTAAATGGCTAATAATaatgttagttttttttaaagacacatGTATCTGCATAGATTTGGAGCATCCTAGTGCTAAATTAGTCTAACTAGGTCTAATTTTGGTATCTATGTTTTCATCACCTATTGGGTGACTTAACAAACTAGCCAATCCTCAAAAATCTTGGTGTGTTGGTTTAAGGTTCCTCATCACTGACGAAAACTGGCAGCGATTCAGAGTCACAATTAAATCAACAGCTTCCTTCTGCCTCTCTTCAGTGAGACAAAACCCTGCACGTCTTTTTCAGGACCAACCAATTCAATCAGTATTGATGCTCTGTCTCAGATCATTCACAGCAGGATACCTTACACCTGACAAGCTTAAAATGGGAGCTACTGGCCACACAGACAAGGACACACATGATGAATTTTCTTTATCATgttcacacatactgtatattcactatGCATTGATGCCTCTCAGTTTATAATTCATATCAGCAGTCAGTGATATTCATAAACAGTGTGCCTTATACATTCTTTCTATAAATATTTGACATTGTCATCACTTAGACATGCAGTATGACCAAATGTTAAATTAAGAACGTCATTGTAAGCAGAATAAACTGGAGAGAAGGGTTTTACTGGATAAAGTATCTACAGTGTTAGATCAGCCTTGTAAACATTAGCTATTGTATAAAGTAAGCCcagacagcagctgctggaTGGAGTGGCTTTCTCATTCGACAAAGTAATAAGAAAGTGAAGCCCCAGGCTGCAGTCTGTCAATATCACTGCTATATTCACatacaagcgcacacacacatgcacacataccaACATTTACAGCAGGGTTGTACAGTGTTAGACTGTGATGAAAAGGTGAGTTAAATGTTCAACAACTGCTTTAAAGTCTGACAGctttacaagaaaaataaatgagaaactgCCTCCGCACCCGTTAATATAATCAATTCAAAGTGAATTAAACCGCATTCTGCAGGTGAAAACGCTGAATAGCCTAAAGTTCACTATAGACGGACAAACCCAGTGGAGCATGAGAGAGGGAAACTTCCTACAGCAGATctattagattagattaaagCGGTGCTCATTAAACGTCTAAAACAAGACCATTACAGTAATGACAACAGTTGAGAAATAGGACAAACATATAGCTACAGGCATAAAGCTAACTTTACTTTATGAATTATAAATGAAGTTTGCCAACAAGAATGAAGTTCCACTTAAGTTTAACAGTGTCTTTAGAGAGGTTGAGAGATAGGGAACGGAGCTATTGTAGTACATTAACTGTGGTACAGACAAAAGAGTTAAAGACGTAAAATGTAAAAAGGCTTGTAATGAAAACAGCTGGGATATGTTAGGTTGAGTACAGTCATGGCTGTACATGGTTTAATGGGTCCCTTGTATGTCAGAGAATCCGATATACccacagaaaacagacagaaattagcaggaggagaagatgaAGCTACCAAAAGAAGTGGAAGAAATGTAGacaaacaaagaagaaagacacagaaaaggaAGCAGATGGTCTCCAATCTGCCTCACACTTCTGCTCAATTGCACAGTTCAGGCTGCAGTCACAACTCTTTCAGCCCTACAACCATCCAAAGCTCGGCCACCTCAGCACCAGCCAACTGACAGGCTGACTGGCTGGCTGCTGCAGGAGGATGGATGACTGGCTGTTTGGATGGAGGGATGCACGGTTGAACTGCCGATCTGTCAGCCGACTAACAGGTCAGTTGAATTACTGAGTACCTGGCTGCTCGGTGAGCCATGACAGAATGACTAATAGTCCAACAAGCTCCTTCAGTCGGGCTCGCAGACAAGCGTCAACCTGAGTTTGTATTGTAGTTCAAAGTAAAATGTTACGCTGCTAATGAACACTTTTTAAGATGGAGTACTGAAGGATGGAGATGTAAAGCGTCATGAACTGGCTCAGaatcagtgacaaaaaaaaaa from Thunnus albacares chromosome 9, fThuAlb1.1, whole genome shotgun sequence encodes the following:
- the xpr1a gene encoding xenotropic and polytropic retrovirus receptor 1a, with product MKFAEHLSSHITPEWRKQYLQYEAFKDMLYAAQDQAPSIEVTDDDTVKRYYAKFEERFFQTCEKELLKINTFYSEKLAEAQRRFATLQNELQSSLDAQRESNVPPGLRKRKTMFHLSQEERCKHHNIKDLKLAFSEFYLSLILLQNYQNLNFTGFRKILKKHDKILDTPRGADWRVAHVEVAPFYTCKKITQLITETETLVTTELEGGDRQRAMKRLRVPPLGAAQPALAWTTFRVGLYCGVFIILAIAFVLTGAVFIRYENIWPLVRIYRGGFLLIQFLFLLGINTYGWRQAGVNHVLIFEINPRNNLSHQHLFEIAGFLGVLWCLSILSCLYSEYTYLPMQINPLILYGFMVLFLINPFKTCYYKSRFWLLKLLFRVFTAPFHRVEFADFWLADQLNSLVVVLMDMEYLICFYIFELQWSNSKGLLPTIKDSSDFVCHSYSYGLRAIIQCLPAWFRFIQCLRRYRDTKRAFPHLVNAGKYSTTFFVVTFAALYATHREQGHTDADMFFYLLIVFSTVSSLYTLIWDLRMDWGLFDRGAGENTFLREEIVYPHKAYYYCAILEDVILRFAWTIQISLTTMTKIHSVGDIVATVLAPLEVFRRFVWNFFRLENEHLNNCGEFRAVRDISVAPLNADDQTLLEQMMDQEDGVRNRSGKKTWKRSYSLSLRRPLLSSSQSKKDTKVLIEDTDDEAFS